A single Campylobacter concisus DNA region contains:
- a CDS encoding peptidase S41: protein MNKFSRFFALKITGALLISSIAVNALFAKSEDEASAKLEALSKLTKTISTVEKYYVDDIKFKEIIDKAIAGLMQNLDAHSSFLNEKAYKDMQVQTSGEFGGLGITVGMKDSALTVISPIEDTPADKAGIKSGDIILRIDGNSTIGTTIDEAVNKMRGKPKTPITITILRKGEQKPFDVKIIRDLIKVESVYAKMIENDNILYVRVTNFDKNVVTKVKEAIKEYPKASGIILDLRNNPGGLLNQAVDLVDLFVDNGVIVSQKGRDASENVEYKASASKTLSKLPLVALVNGGSASASEIVSGSLQDHKRAVIIGENTFGKGSVQVILPIDDTEALRLTIARYYLPSGRTIQAVGVTPDVVVHPGKVPQSDDSAFSIKENELKAHLKSELNKINPTSEGNKTKAKDDKKIITQKKVDEDIQLKTAIDTIKILKIKQ from the coding sequence TTGAATAAATTTAGTAGATTTTTTGCACTAAAAATTACAGGTGCTTTGCTTATTTCAAGCATAGCAGTGAATGCACTTTTTGCAAAGAGTGAAGACGAAGCAAGTGCGAAGCTTGAAGCACTTTCAAAGCTTACAAAAACAATTTCAACCGTTGAAAAATACTATGTTGATGACATTAAATTTAAAGAGATAATTGACAAAGCCATAGCTGGTTTAATGCAAAATTTAGACGCTCACTCAAGTTTTTTAAACGAAAAAGCCTACAAAGATATGCAGGTACAAACAAGCGGAGAATTTGGTGGCCTTGGCATAACAGTTGGTATGAAAGATAGCGCACTAACCGTTATCTCACCGATAGAAGATACCCCAGCTGATAAAGCAGGTATAAAATCGGGCGACATTATCTTAAGGATAGATGGGAACTCAACTATCGGCACAACGATAGATGAAGCTGTAAATAAAATGCGTGGCAAGCCAAAAACTCCAATAACTATCACAATTTTGCGAAAAGGTGAGCAAAAACCATTTGATGTAAAGATCATAAGAGATCTAATAAAGGTTGAGTCTGTCTATGCAAAAATGATAGAAAATGACAACATTCTTTACGTGCGTGTTACAAATTTTGACAAAAATGTTGTTACAAAGGTAAAAGAAGCGATCAAAGAGTATCCAAAAGCAAGTGGCATCATACTTGATCTTAGAAACAATCCTGGCGGACTTTTAAATCAAGCTGTCGATCTAGTTGATCTTTTTGTAGATAACGGCGTCATCGTCTCTCAAAAAGGTCGCGACGCATCTGAAAATGTAGAGTATAAAGCAAGTGCTAGTAAAACTCTTTCAAAATTGCCGCTTGTTGCACTAGTAAATGGCGGAAGTGCTAGTGCTAGCGAGATCGTAAGCGGCTCACTTCAAGATCATAAACGTGCTGTAATAATCGGCGAAAATACCTTTGGCAAAGGAAGCGTTCAAGTAATCCTTCCAATAGACGACACCGAAGCATTAAGGCTAACCATCGCAAGATACTACTTGCCGAGTGGTAGAACTATCCAAGCAGTTGGCGTAACACCTGATGTAGTCGTGCATCCTGGTAAAGTGCCACAAAGCGACGATAGTGCGTTTAGCATCAAAGAAAATGAGCTAAAAGCGCACCTAAAAAGCGAGCTAAACAAGATAAATCCTACAAGCGAGGGCAATAAAACTAAAGCAAAAGATGATAAAAAGATAATTACGCAAAAAAAAGTTGATGAAGATATTCAATTAAAAACAGCGATTGACACGATCAAAATTTTAAAAATAAAACAATAA
- a CDS encoding phosphoribosylaminoimidazolesuccinocarboxamide synthase, producing MQKRELIYEGKGKKMYATDDANLLVAEFKDDLTAFDAQKRGNEAGKGALNNKISTQLFKLLESKGIVTDLVETISDTEQVVKKCEIIPLEVVVRNIATGSLSKRLGIKEGTVLPFTLVEFYYKNDDLHDPLVTDEHCIIMGLVKSEKDLQTLRHTAREINSILFKFFAERDLKLVDFKIEFGIDKDGNIILADEISPDSCRFWDAKTNEKLDKDRFRQDLGSVKVAYEEVLRRILS from the coding sequence ATGCAAAAAAGAGAGCTTATTTACGAGGGAAAAGGTAAAAAAATGTATGCCACAGACGATGCAAATCTGCTTGTGGCTGAATTTAAAGACGATCTAACAGCATTTGATGCTCAAAAAAGAGGCAACGAAGCTGGTAAAGGCGCATTAAATAATAAAATTTCAACACAGCTTTTTAAGCTTTTGGAGAGTAAAGGCATCGTGACTGACTTAGTTGAGACTATTAGCGACACTGAACAAGTAGTCAAAAAATGCGAGATCATACCTCTTGAAGTTGTTGTTAGAAATATCGCAACTGGTTCACTAAGCAAAAGACTTGGCATAAAAGAAGGCACAGTTTTACCTTTCACACTTGTCGAGTTTTACTACAAAAACGACGATTTGCATGATCCATTAGTTACTGATGAGCACTGCATCATTATGGGCCTAGTAAAGAGCGAAAAAGATCTTCAAACTCTAAGACATACAGCAAGAGAGATTAACTCTATATTATTTAAATTTTTTGCCGAAAGAGATCTAAAACTAGTTGATTTTAAAATAGAATTTGGTATCGACAAAGATGGCAATATCATTCTAGCCGATGAAATAAGCCCTGATAGTTGTAGATTCTGGGATGCTAAAACCAATGAAAAACTTGACAAAGATAGATTTAGACAAGACCTTGGTAGCGTAAAAGTCGCTTACGAAGAAGTTTTAAGAAGAATTTTATCGTAA
- a CDS encoding phosphoribosylformylglycinamidine synthase — protein sequence MKAVVNIALRSGVLDPAGKAVEHALNSLGFSGVSNVRIGKQIVLDIDENDKAKANEQLKVMCEELLANTVIEDYEIVL from the coding sequence ATGAAAGCTGTTGTAAATATAGCATTAAGAAGTGGGGTCCTTGACCCTGCTGGCAAAGCAGTGGAGCATGCTTTAAATTCTCTTGGATTTAGCGGTGTATCAAATGTCAGGATAGGCAAACAAATTGTTTTAGACATAGACGAGAACGATAAAGCTAAAGCAAACGAGCAGCTAAAAGTGATGTGTGAAGAACTTTTAGCAAATACCGTTATCGAAGACTATGAGATCGTGTTATGA
- a CDS encoding phosphoribosylformylglycinamidine synthase I codes for MKVAIILFPGTNCEEDTAHAFKLLGCQTQIIWHKEDKIDADLVVLPGGFSYGDYLRTAAIAKFSPAMQAVKEHAKKGGYILGICNGFQMLLELGLLKGAMRRNENLNFVSKYHHLKVISNNNKFLANLAKNEVVNIPIAHGEGNYYTDENTLKSLYDNDQVLLKYCDAKGNEINPNGSVDNIAGICDESKKIFGLMPHPERACEKILGTDDGMKILKGLVW; via the coding sequence ATGAAAGTAGCGATTATACTTTTTCCTGGCACAAACTGCGAAGAAGACACAGCTCACGCATTTAAATTACTTGGCTGCCAAACACAGATCATTTGGCACAAAGAAGATAAGATTGATGCTGATCTAGTCGTACTTCCAGGTGGTTTTAGCTATGGAGATTATCTAAGAACAGCTGCAATAGCTAAATTTAGCCCAGCGATGCAAGCTGTAAAAGAGCATGCAAAAAAAGGCGGCTATATCTTAGGAATTTGCAATGGTTTTCAGATGCTGCTTGAGCTTGGACTCTTAAAGGGTGCGATGAGAAGAAATGAAAATTTAAATTTCGTCTCAAAATATCACCACCTAAAAGTAATCTCAAATAACAATAAATTCTTAGCAAATTTAGCCAAAAATGAAGTAGTTAATATCCCTATTGCTCATGGCGAGGGTAACTATTATACTGATGAAAACACTCTAAAAAGCCTTTATGACAACGATCAAGTATTACTAAAATACTGTGATGCCAAAGGTAATGAAATAAATCCAAACGGCTCAGTCGACAATATAGCTGGAATTTGCGATGAGAGTAAAAAGATTTTTGGTCTTATGCCTCATCCTGAGCGTGCTTGTGAGAAAATTTTAGGTACAGATGATGGTATGAAGATACTAAAAGGTCTAGTTTGGTAA
- a CDS encoding acyl-phosphate glycerol 3-phosphate acyltransferase, with translation MILSKIRALFFAIEFVISVVLVVFFMWLFNDKNRAIRKFWGRSQRFFGGYKLEVIGNFSDEANILLINHQSMLDIIVIEELHPKNVCWIAKAQIGKIPIIGKILSLPKMIAVERENKHSLIKLLKEAKDRVENGRVLAIFPEGTRSQTNKLLPFKGGAKMLVEKLNLKVQPIVIVGSDAMKIKEFSFKKADIKIFCLDLVDTSKENWLEATRESMQKVLDENRK, from the coding sequence ATGATCTTGTCAAAAATTAGAGCTTTATTTTTTGCTATTGAGTTTGTTATCAGTGTTGTTCTAGTCGTCTTTTTTATGTGGCTATTTAATGACAAAAATAGAGCCATAAGAAAATTTTGGGGAAGATCGCAAAGGTTTTTTGGTGGATATAAGCTTGAAGTGATAGGCAATTTTAGTGATGAAGCAAATATCTTGCTTATAAACCACCAAAGTATGCTTGATATCATCGTCATCGAAGAGCTTCACCCAAAAAATGTATGCTGGATTGCAAAGGCACAGATCGGCAAAATTCCTATAATTGGTAAAATTTTGAGCCTGCCAAAGATGATAGCAGTTGAGCGTGAAAATAAGCACTCTTTAATAAAGCTCTTAAAGGAGGCTAAAGATAGAGTTGAAAATGGTCGTGTTTTGGCTATTTTTCCAGAAGGAACAAGATCACAGACCAACAAACTCTTGCCTTTTAAAGGTGGCGCAAAGATGCTAGTTGAAAAGCTAAATTTAAAAGTTCAACCTATCGTTATAGTAGGAAGTGACGCTATGAAAATAAAAGAATTTAGCTTTAAAAAAGCAGATATTAAAATATTTTGTCTTGATCTAGTGGATACTTCAAAAGAAAACTGGTTAGAGGCAACTAGAGAGAGTATGCAAAAAGTCCTAGACGAAAATAGAAAATAA
- a CDS encoding protease, with protein sequence MTCFVVYTSNILEREIKDGVLTTVEQNVELAMNTVKLFEKDNVSSSELIMSVFKEMIGKISTNHQMSKTDKYEAIDLISQNGILNNNYDILDKFNKATKGGISTIFAKSGDNFLRVSTSVTKADGSRAVGTMIDKNGQAYKNIMNKERYIGVVNLFGRNYMSIYDPIIENNEVIGILFVGYDPTEGLNNMKKTFSEMKLGKHGYFSLYNTKTGKFDFHPTKADQELNSELKTTMDNIVKKGKGAEPIIIDGVDCIVAFESFDKLDWMVLGSAVTDDFLTPLKVVSKNFIIASIIVTLLLIVVSMFLLKKMVANPIDRLGINLNAITSDFTIKIPIYGKDEIAKISKDINDFIERIRVLISDTKHLSSENSSVANELSSTSLQTGKRVEKSTEIVEETNQRCKVMQENMKESLAVAQAGKDDLQKASTHIKTATEAIRSLSAQIIDSANVENQMADKIDQLSRDAEQVKSVLVVINDIADQTNLLALNAAIEAARAGEHGRGFAVVADEVRQLAERTQKSLTEINATINVIVQAINDSSEQMGINSKQIQELTHVASDVEKTINVMSETMNNAIAMSDKTMQDYIATGKNVNEIMEGISNINQISSENARSVEEIASAAEHLNKMTDALNSKLSVFRT encoded by the coding sequence ATGACATGTTTTGTCGTATATACATCAAATATTTTAGAGCGTGAGATAAAAGATGGTGTGCTCACGACAGTAGAACAAAATGTAGAGCTTGCTATGAATACGGTTAAATTATTTGAAAAAGATAATGTAAGTAGCTCAGAACTAATAATGAGTGTTTTTAAAGAGATGATTGGAAAAATTTCAACTAATCACCAGATGAGCAAGACTGACAAATACGAGGCGATAGATCTAATATCTCAAAATGGTATTTTAAACAACAACTACGATATTCTGGATAAATTTAATAAAGCTACAAAAGGTGGAATTTCAACCATTTTTGCAAAATCGGGTGATAATTTTTTAAGAGTTAGTACATCGGTGACGAAGGCTGATGGTAGCAGAGCTGTTGGTACGATGATTGACAAAAACGGTCAAGCCTATAAAAATATCATGAATAAAGAGAGGTATATAGGCGTTGTAAATTTATTTGGACGCAACTATATGAGTATTTATGATCCTATTATTGAAAATAACGAGGTAATAGGAATTTTATTTGTTGGTTATGATCCTACCGAGGGATTAAACAATATGAAAAAGACTTTTTCTGAGATGAAACTTGGTAAGCATGGATATTTTTCTCTTTACAATACTAAAACTGGTAAATTTGACTTCCATCCAACTAAGGCAGATCAAGAGCTAAATAGTGAATTAAAAACTACTATGGATAATATTGTTAAAAAAGGAAAAGGTGCTGAGCCTATTATAATTGATGGGGTTGACTGCATAGTTGCTTTTGAGTCATTTGATAAACTAGACTGGATGGTTTTAGGTTCAGCTGTTACTGATGATTTTTTGACACCACTAAAAGTAGTTAGTAAAAATTTCATCATAGCAAGTATCATAGTTACCTTACTTTTGATAGTTGTTTCGATGTTCTTGCTTAAGAAGATGGTTGCAAATCCTATTGATAGACTAGGAATAAATTTAAATGCAATAACATCTGATTTTACAATTAAAATTCCTATTTATGGTAAAGACGAGATAGCTAAGATAAGTAAAGACATAAATGATTTTATTGAAAGAATAAGGGTATTAATAAGTGACACAAAGCACCTTTCAAGTGAAAATAGCTCTGTTGCAAATGAGCTTAGTTCTACATCTCTTCAGACAGGCAAACGTGTAGAAAAATCAACTGAAATAGTGGAAGAGACAAATCAAAGATGTAAAGTAATGCAAGAAAATATGAAAGAATCTCTAGCGGTAGCTCAAGCTGGCAAAGATGACCTTCAAAAAGCAAGCACACATATAAAAACGGCAACTGAAGCTATAAGATCACTATCAGCGCAGATTATTGACTCTGCTAATGTTGAAAATCAAATGGCTGATAAGATTGATCAGCTTAGCCGTGATGCCGAGCAAGTAAAATCAGTCCTTGTTGTTATCAATGATATAGCTGATCAAACAAATTTACTTGCTCTTAACGCAGCTATAGAGGCAGCAAGAGCAGGTGAGCATGGACGAGGCTTTGCCGTCGTTGCTGATGAAGTTAGACAGTTGGCTGAGAGGACTCAAAAGAGTTTAACTGAGATAAATGCAACTATCAATGTTATTGTTCAAGCGATCAATGATAGCAGTGAGCAAATGGGTATCAACTCTAAACAGATCCAAGAGCTAACTCACGTGGCAAGCGACGTTGAAAAAACTATAAATGTTATGAGTGAAACGATGAATAACGCTATAGCAATGTCTGATAAGACTATGCAAGACTACATCGCAACTGGCAAAAATGTAAATGAAATCATGGAAGGTATCTCAAATATCAACCAAATTTCATCTGAAAATGCTAGAAGTGTCGAAGAGATAGCTTCAGCAGCAGAACATCTAAACAAGATGACAGATGCATTAAATTCAAAACTTAGTGTCTTTAGAACTTAA
- a CDS encoding molecular chaperone HtpG has protein sequence MADKFEFQTEVNDLLNLMIHSLYSNKEIFLRELISNSNDALDKLNYLCLTDEKYKNLNYTPKINIKIDEKAKTLTISDNGIGMDKDELIANLGTIARSGTKGFMKNLSGDAKKDSSLIGQFGVGFYSAFMVANKIEVISQRALGDKAYKWTSDAKSYEIEETSKESFGTDITLYLNDDEFANSWRIEEIVKKYSNHIPYPIFMDKQSYVAPKEGEKEGTYETKNEQINKANALWRLNKASLKEQDYNDFYKQISHDSSDPLLYIHTKAEGKIEYSTLFYVPSTEPFDLFRVDYQSGVKLYVKRVFITDDAKELLPPYLRFIKGIIDVEDLPLNVSREILQENAIMRSVKEQSVKKILSELAKVKDNDREKYIKFYKLFGKVLKEGLYGFSAEKEQILDLCLFKSSKRDGLISLKEYKEAMKDDQKSIYYISGNNENMLRNSPLLESFKKNDIEVLIMDEEIDMIVMPMVNEFDKTPIKSISHADINDEIKSDEKVDESKVANTLVKMKEILKDEVKDVRLSSRLSSSAAVLIYDKNDPDYAMQEMLKQMGQGANAPKVKPILEINADHEIFAKLEKNEAMIYDISPLLLDMARLNEGMSLENPAKFSELLTKVMLKAI, from the coding sequence ATGGCAGATAAATTTGAATTTCAAACTGAGGTCAATGACCTTTTAAATTTGATGATCCACTCTCTTTACTCAAACAAAGAGATATTTTTAAGAGAGCTTATCTCAAACTCAAACGACGCTCTTGACAAGCTAAACTATCTTTGTTTAACTGATGAAAAATATAAAAATCTAAACTATACCCCAAAGATCAATATCAAGATCGATGAAAAAGCCAAAACACTGACTATTAGTGATAACGGCATTGGTATGGATAAAGATGAGCTTATCGCAAATTTGGGCACAATAGCAAGAAGCGGCACAAAAGGCTTTATGAAAAATTTAAGCGGCGATGCAAAAAAAGACAGTTCACTAATAGGCCAGTTTGGTGTTGGCTTTTACTCAGCCTTTATGGTAGCAAACAAGATCGAAGTAATCAGTCAAAGAGCACTTGGTGACAAAGCTTACAAATGGACATCTGATGCAAAAAGCTATGAGATAGAAGAGACCAGCAAAGAGAGCTTTGGCACTGATATTACTTTGTATCTAAACGATGATGAGTTTGCAAATTCTTGGCGTATTGAAGAGATAGTCAAGAAGTATTCAAACCACATTCCTTATCCTATATTTATGGATAAGCAAAGCTATGTTGCTCCAAAAGAAGGCGAAAAAGAAGGCACATATGAGACTAAAAATGAGCAGATAAACAAGGCAAATGCGCTTTGGAGGCTAAACAAAGCTAGTCTTAAAGAGCAAGATTATAACGACTTTTATAAGCAAATTTCTCACGACAGTAGTGATCCTCTCCTTTATATTCATACAAAGGCTGAAGGCAAGATCGAGTACTCAACTCTATTTTATGTGCCAAGCACTGAGCCATTTGATCTATTTAGAGTCGATTATCAAAGTGGCGTAAAGCTTTATGTAAAAAGAGTTTTCATCACAGATGACGCAAAAGAACTCTTGCCACCATATTTAAGATTTATCAAGGGTATTATTGATGTCGAGGATCTACCATTAAATGTGAGCCGTGAAATTTTACAAGAAAATGCAATTATGAGAAGTGTCAAAGAGCAAAGCGTGAAGAAAATTTTAAGCGAGCTTGCAAAGGTAAAAGATAACGATCGTGAAAAATACATAAAATTTTACAAACTATTTGGTAAGGTTTTAAAAGAAGGTCTTTATGGATTTAGTGCTGAAAAAGAGCAAATTTTAGATCTTTGTCTATTTAAAAGCTCAAAAAGAGATGGTTTAATTAGCCTAAAAGAGTACAAAGAGGCAATGAAAGATGATCAAAAGTCGATCTATTATATCAGTGGCAACAACGAAAATATGCTAAGAAATTCTCCGCTTCTTGAGAGCTTTAAGAAAAATGATATTGAGGTTCTTATTATGGATGAAGAGATAGATATGATCGTTATGCCAATGGTGAATGAATTTGACAAAACTCCTATAAAATCTATCTCGCACGCTGATATAAATGACGAGATCAAAAGCGATGAGAAGGTCGATGAGAGCAAGGTTGCAAACACACTTGTTAAGATGAAAGAGATCTTAAAAGACGAAGTTAAAGACGTTAGGCTAAGCTCAAGGCTCTCAAGCTCGGCTGCGGTGCTAATATATGATAAAAACGATCCTGATTATGCTATGCAAGAGATGCTAAAACAGATGGGACAAGGCGCAAACGCTCCAAAAGTTAAACCGATCTTAGAGATCAACGCTGATCATGAAATCTTTGCAAAACTAGAGAAAAATGAGGCTATGATTTACGACATCTCACCTTTGCTTCTTGATATGGCAAGGTTAAATGAAGGCATGAGTCTAGAAAACCCAGCTAAATTTTCAGAGCTACTAACGAAAGTCATGTTAAAAGCTATCTAA
- a CDS encoding heterodisulfide reductase subunit B, with amino-acid sequence MQNEFAFFPGCVLSQAAKEAKMSLEAIAPILGWKLHEIKGWSCCGAQQAQDVDPIATLVANARNIALAEQMNMPMLTTCSTCMLTLTRAKSTLDKGAKDRINTFLAEGNMKYNGSTEITSLLWELYQNVDTLKAKVVKPLSGLKVALFYGCHSLRPEKDLHNRESSVNPKSFETVVSALGATIVPFEKRLDCCGFHASYPAGTSVRKMSSQIVNNADENGADVVVTPCPLCQMQLDIYQERYQDENHSNVRKPIIHLSQLVGLALGLSIEDLGLDLNIIDATKIA; translated from the coding sequence ATGCAAAACGAATTCGCTTTTTTTCCAGGATGCGTACTCTCTCAAGCAGCTAAAGAGGCTAAGATGTCGCTTGAGGCTATCGCTCCGATACTTGGCTGGAAGCTTCACGAGATAAAGGGCTGGAGCTGCTGTGGTGCCCAACAAGCACAAGACGTAGATCCTATCGCTACGCTTGTAGCAAATGCTAGAAATATAGCACTTGCAGAGCAGATGAATATGCCGATGCTTACGACATGTTCAACCTGTATGCTAACTCTAACAAGAGCAAAAAGCACGCTTGATAAGGGCGCAAAAGATCGTATAAATACCTTTTTAGCTGAAGGCAATATGAAATATAACGGCTCAACCGAGATCACAAGCCTTCTTTGGGAGCTTTACCAAAATGTCGATACGCTAAAAGCAAAGGTTGTTAAGCCACTTAGCGGCCTAAAAGTAGCGCTATTTTACGGTTGTCACAGCCTAAGACCTGAAAAAGATCTGCACAATAGAGAAAGTTCAGTCAATCCAAAGAGCTTTGAAACCGTCGTAAGCGCACTTGGCGCTACTATTGTACCATTTGAAAAGAGGCTTGACTGCTGCGGCTTCCACGCTAGCTACCCAGCTGGCACATCTGTAAGAAAAATGTCAAGCCAAATCGTAAATAATGCCGATGAAAACGGCGCTGACGTAGTTGTCACACCATGCCCACTTTGTCAAATGCAACTTGACATCTACCAAGAGAGATACCAAGATGAGAACCACTCAAACGTGAGAAAACCTATCATCCACCTATCTCAGCTTGTAGGTCTTGCACTTGGACTATCTATCGAAGATCTTGGACTTGATCTAAACATCATCGACGCTACCAAGATAGCGTAA
- a CDS encoding (2Fe-2S)-binding protein codes for MKIIIDRFDGTKKYESTYELTNEEIAGKTLLTVLLDIKQKKDATLNFTASCRSAICGACAVRVNGHSYLACDTKMNELLAEYDNPESIRISPLGNFRVISDLIVDWEPSIENLRKIRPSITAKSEFSAEKGCKQSQKEYEKVALEWDCILCGACASECNKLEADASDYMQPFVFVHAYRAAFDSRSKDPMPHLKPAIDNGLWMCVKCQECADRCPKGISACKDITDLRIMAIQKGFDDGMGPDHAEAFLTDLVDGSGRLNEIKLALRSEGVFRNMGKMDIAANLMLAGKMNPLHIFGEEDIEGHDDLVKMINAARKAASKE; via the coding sequence ATGAAAATTATTATCGACCGCTTTGACGGAACTAAAAAATATGAATCAACTTATGAACTAACAAACGAAGAGATCGCGGGAAAAACTCTTTTAACAGTGCTTCTTGATATCAAACAAAAAAAGGATGCGACGTTAAATTTCACAGCATCTTGCCGCTCAGCGATATGTGGAGCGTGCGCTGTTAGAGTAAATGGTCACTCATATCTAGCCTGTGATACAAAGATGAATGAGCTTTTGGCGGAGTATGACAATCCAGAGAGCATAAGAATTTCTCCACTTGGAAATTTCAGGGTCATCTCTGATCTTATAGTGGACTGGGAGCCAAGTATCGAAAATTTACGCAAGATTAGGCCTAGCATCACTGCTAAGTCAGAATTTAGCGCAGAAAAAGGCTGTAAACAAAGTCAAAAAGAGTATGAAAAAGTAGCACTTGAATGGGACTGCATACTTTGCGGTGCGTGCGCTAGCGAGTGTAATAAACTTGAAGCTGATGCGAGTGATTATATGCAGCCATTTGTATTTGTTCATGCTTATAGGGCGGCATTTGACTCACGTAGCAAAGATCCTATGCCACATCTAAAACCAGCTATCGATAATGGCCTTTGGATGTGTGTAAAATGCCAAGAGTGCGCTGACCGCTGTCCAAAAGGCATAAGCGCATGCAAAGATATAACTGATCTTCGCATTATGGCTATACAAAAAGGCTTTGATGATGGCATGGGACCAGATCACGCTGAGGCGTTCTTAACTGATCTAGTTGATGGCTCAGGTAGACTAAATGAGATCAAGCTTGCACTTCGCTCTGAGGGAGTGTTTAGAAATATGGGCAAAATGGATATCGCTGCAAATTTAATGCTTGCAGGCAAGATGAATCCACTTCATATTTTCGGCGAAGAGGACATAGAAGGACATGATGATCTAGTAAAAATGATAAATGCGGCTCGCAAAGCTGCTAGTAAGGAGTAA